Below is a genomic region from Papilio machaon chromosome 11, ilPapMach1.1, whole genome shotgun sequence.
gtgtaaattatatatagatattaaaaattgtatgaataaatatgGTTTATAcccaataattttaatattttataatatgaaatgctTTAAGCTTAAAAATCGTAATGGTACAATACCTATAATATGAAAGATGATAAATTCTATAagaacttattatttaatagtgcTAACACCAaactaacatttaattataattaatgttacatGAGAATTACTTAAACATACCTCTTAGTTGCCCTGCGCAGCTCCTAATAACTAAAtctattcatataaaaatgacTCCGACTACTCAGTTTTCatatgatatatataaaactttttctcTAAATAGCTTTGGAGGTACATAGAACAGCCTTTTGttattatcttatattatctcagttttagttttaaatatcattgaTGCCACCATTATTTTGTCCAGCCTTTACATTATCGAGTATTTTGTTGACAAATTCTGAAGTTTGTCCAGCTATTTTAACCTCTGCAATAGAATTAAGGATTTAGTTGTATTTCAATTATAGCACCATTATCACGATAAACGAATCCGTTCTGACAACTTAATTATTCcaaatctttaaataaaactttgtgctataattattgaattaaaaaaaaaatacttatggaaaataaattttctgaaaaatgtcgttaatttgataatgattttaagTCTTGATTTGAAATCTGTagaagttatataatttttttttaatctaaataataataaaattgtaaatacataCCTGTAGCTGTGGACACAATGTTTGCAATATGTGATGACCAATCGATATTGTTTTCTGGATTATTTATCCGACTGTTTAATATTTGCTTCATTTGTGATATGCCATTCATAAGACGTtctgaaattatataatttacaattgaaatgtatttaaatgcaCCCCTGGATAACAGGGATGGACagtcaaatttattaaatctattaatatGACAATAACAACTTTTAGTATCAATTTCTTGACGGACTGTGAGGTGTCATAGTCTTCCCCTGATTATCATGTGGGTAAAGACAGAAGGTTTccttttaaatgaattattagtTTGATGCCTCACTTAGCATATTGGaatacatattaaacttactgTGCTCTTGTTGTAATCCgtacagttttaatttattggcTTCGTGCTGtgcttttttctttaatcgGCAGGCCCTTGAAGCAAGTTTGTTCTTTTCCTTGCGTGTCTTAGGCCTCACGTTAAACGGCAGCTCACTAACTGGGATCATATCGTTAATTACTTTGCTCAAATTATCAAGTTCGAGGCCGATCAAATATAACTTCCTTGGATTTGGGGTTAAGTCGTTTCCATCGCCTTTTCTTGCTTTtccactaaaataattatgttatatgtCAATTAGAAAAAcaacgtatttttaattaacttttaaatatattgtttttaattttttacctaTGTTTGATGCCTCGGACACTGCAGCTGGGACTAAAAACAGGGTCAGTAACTGAATTAAGTATGTGGGGGTCTTCTGATTTCTTCTTCAAGATTAAACGTTGACCTTTGGGACCTTTAGCCTGGACATTGTACTGCCAGAagtatttctctttttttgaACTGCTGCGCGCATGTTTATTCTCTGAACATTCATCATTGGattctaaaaataacaatttttaagttaaatttaaaactgaaaCAAACATGATGGTACACttaatcatttgtttttattgcatcatgttaataaaattaaatattctagtagtatatatgaataataatatctatatGTTTAGTTCatataaaaaggaaacattTGTTTTGATCCTCTCACATAATAggataaatacattttacaatttacaataaaaataatttatcaaaattgacAAAAGACAATACAAAAGAGCTGTtagaaataagtattttttgctAATTCTGAAGAGAAACaggtcacaaaaaaaaatttttgagtGAAATTTCACTATTgtgacatttgtattaaaataaacaatagtcGCTTTTCACGCTTAACCCGAGTTTCTTGCTATCTCGCTCGGAGGTAGTGCTCGCTTATCGAGGTCTGACTGTACGTAAATACCTAATGTATACTTGAATATTACCATCGGAAGAAAAATCCTCATATCTGTCACTATCTTCATCAGACTCTGCTTCCTTTTCTTCTTCATCTTGAGAGAAATCACCAGTGCCGGGGCTGAGCAGACTTCCCGACAGAGATGACACAGATCCTGCCTCTGCTAGTGAGCTAGTTGAAAGTAAATGCTTGCGAGGCTCCCTGCGCTGCCAGATCtgcaattattttacttatttaaataattgttttaattaactttatatttaagaaactaatttttgtctatattttataacatttatatattgatGAGATCTGAAAAGGACCTTACTATTAGAgtgaatttttgtatttagataGTACtattatttgcatttaaaaacaattatgaaa
It encodes:
- the LOC106713673 gene encoding protein CREBRF homolog translates to MSDSIYTHDFLLEPGMEIKQESPYELGTMSASVPIPQRRNELSDFTADLDMCLQDNFGSSFHSVPTMQYNKLAFEADNTKMETFKMEDDDIFQVDKADLILGPTLAELNANPDTLLDDLNFDDLLLPEENGYCIQIGGAMSGSRRATNTLQASNLRPSESPSSPYSRTQLAFSPSSQHSSASSSFAQPNNQLSELLLRMDGYNGEIVLGQSVPASTVLPPFTSTIKPQQSQLSSSAPTHLTMEQIWQRREPRKHLLSTSSLAEAGSVSSLSGSLLSPGTGDFSQDEEEKEAESDEDSDRYEDFSSDESNDECSENKHARSSSKKEKYFWQYNVQAKGPKGQRLILKKKSEDPHILNSVTDPVFSPSCSVRGIKHSGKARKGDGNDLTPNPRKLYLIGLELDNLSKVINDMIPVSELPFNVRPKTRKEKNKLASRACRLKKKAQHEANKLKLYGLQQEHKRLMNGISQMKQILNSRINNPENNIDWSSHIANIVSTATEVKIAGQTSEFVNKILDNVKAGQNNGGINDI